The stretch of DNA AATGACAGAAACGCTTACTATGTCTTCCCTCTTCGATAAACTCTCCCAACTAGGTTTAAACCAAGATTATGTAAGAAATAATGGTTTACCAAGTTGGTGGAATGATGAACTCAACAATAAATCATACGGTGTGCTAGAAGGGGCTGGTTATATCGCTGATAACCTCAACCTTGACTTAAAATCTTTGCTAGTAGCAGAAGAAGAAATTAAGTTTAATTCTCTACCTCCTACCAAGTTTAAGCAGCATAATAGCAAAAATAAGGATCACCCTTATGTTGCTCAGGCTTTAGTCAGTCGAGTAGTTGAATTAATTGAATATGGTACGGAGGTTAATTTTAAACCTCTACCTGTCAATGTTAATGAAATTAGAACAGAGATTTTAAAAAATCGTACAACAATTAATTTGATTTCCTTACTTGAATATTGTTGGAGTAAGGGAATAGCTGTTGGTTATTTTCATCATTACCCTAAAAATACTAAAAAGTTTGCTGGATTAATTCAATGGCAGTTTTCTAGTCCTGTAATTATTCTTAGTTCAAAACATAAATACTCTGCTGCGTTCGCTTTTGACTTGGCACATGAATTAGGTCATTTAGTATTAGGACACTTAAAAGAAGGTATTTTAATTGATGAAAAAATTGAATTGGATTACGATGAAGAAGAAAATCAAGCAAATAAATTTGCTACTCAGTTATTATTAAATGGTTGTGATAATTGTTTAGGAGATAAGCCGTTTCATAATCATACTCATTTAATTAAGCACGCTCGTATCAAAGCTGAAGAAAACCCTACGGTTGAGATTGATTCTATTATACTTAATAACGCTTGGCATAATAATAATTGGGGTTTTGCTAATAATGCTTTAAGTAAATTAGATGCCTCAGTTAATGGTCAAAAGATTATTAATGAATATTTAGCTGATAGATTAAATTGGGATAAGTTTAATGATGAAAGCTATGAGTATTTAGAGAAAGTACTAGGAGTTTAAATTTTGTCAGGGTCATTTTATTGTTTAGATAATGATATTATTTTAAAATTGGCTACTTGTGACTTATTTGGTGAAACCCTGACAACATTTGATATCGATGCAACTCAAATACAAATACTCGATAGCTTTAAACATAAGTTTGCTCTTGATAAGCAAATAAAACGTAATAGAGGCAATCAAGCAAATAACGATTATACCCAATATAATGTTAAGAAAGCGTTAGAAATTACTGAAAATTTTGCAACTCTTTCAGAGCAGAATTTGGATATTGATAAAAATATTTATTTAAAATTGATAAATTACAGCAAAACAAGCAATGATAAAAAAGATAAAATTGATATAGGAGAAGCAATTTTAATCAATCATATTTGCAACCTTAATCAAAAGGGTTATACTGATAGTTATTTATTAACCCAAGATAAATGCTGTTTAAGGGGTTTAATAAAGGCTGGTTTTACTGATATTATTGAACATCTTGATGGTAGAATCTGGTGTTTAGAGCAGTTGATTTTAAAGTATATTGAAGAATTTGGTTTTAATGTAATACAGCCTAAAATCTACCCTGTTCGAGATTGTGACAAGAGTATAAAAATGATATTTGGTTATAGTATTGAAGCATTAGAAGACACAGTTAAAGAAAATTTACAAACAGAGATTAAAATATTAAGACAAGAGACTGCTAACTTACTTTATCCTTATCCTAACTCTTAGTAATTAACCCCATTTTTTGCCCTCTAAATGCTCAAAGAGTTTTTTAAGTGACTTTTTGTTCTAATTCGACACTTCGGCGTTTCTTACTTTTTCTTACCAGTTAGGTGTCAAATCGTTATAGGCTGTGGATTACAGAGTCTACAGTCTACTAATGAAAAAATCAAACCGCTCCCAACATTTAAAGTTAGGAGCGGTTTGATTTTTAAGTAAGTTGTGAAAGTGTTAGATCCCTGTTAGAAATTTTTAATTATCTTTACTCTCGTAAAAATTACCAGTCCCCTGATACGAACCATAATCAGTACTTTGTTTCTCTAGCGCACTTTGACTTTCTTCAAAAGTTGAGAACCCTAGAAGTTTGCTCTTAATTAATTCTATGGTTGAATCGCTCATCCCACGCGGTTTATTATCATCCTCATCATTTATAGCTGTGGGGTCGATTACAATGTATCCGGCATCCTGACAATTTTTGATAGATTGCTCTAAAGATAAATTTCTATCAATCATCTGCATTACATAAGCCGGAGTAGGTAGCAGTGTGGTGTTACGCTCGTTTTTAATCGTTTTAGAAGTTCGGATAATTTCATCATCCGAATTCCTAATTACTGTTTCACTCTCAAGTGATTTTTGATGTGAAATAGTTTCCCCAGTCGCAACAAGATTTTCTAGTTTATTTAGAAACAATTGCTTAAATTCGTCGTCAAACTGTAGCATTAATTAACCTCCATTCATTTTTGTTTTTGACCATATATTTATCGCTTCACAAACCGCATCCTTAACAGTCATATTATGTGCGCTGGCAATAGCTTTAAATTTAATATGGTCTACAAGTGGAATATCGACAAAAATTGTTTTATCACTTTTTAGCTTTGCCATATTTTTAGTAATAGAAATTGTTTTCCTCAACCTTGATAGATGCTTTTGAAGTCTTTTTATCAACTTCAACTTTATGAAATTGTACCTTCAAGTTTCTAGGGTCAAACGATAATCCACCAATATTTTGATGATTTATTTCGATTAAACTATCGATTAATTCTTCAACTTTTGAATAAGCTGCTACTAATTCATTTAAGATAGGGTCAAGCGTAACTCTACCTTTTAGATAACTTCGATATCTAGGATTCTCTAATTCAGGTTTACCGATATCATAACCACCTCCATCAAAACCATTTTTGAAAGTGTCGTGGTATGGCGCGTAATTGCTATAAAAATCAATGTATTCATCAATCTTTTTTAATTCATTCGGCAACCGTTGTAATTCGTTATCAATCTCTTGCAATTGTTCAGTAGCTTTACTAACAGCCGTTTTATAAAGATTGATTTTCTCGGTTTTCTCTTGCTCACTCTTGGTATCTTCTAAAATACCTCTAAAATGGTCAAGTACTGTAGAACGTCCTTGAGGAATCAAAACATCTGTACCTTGCTCAACTGCTTTAAGCATTGTTGAGTTTTCTTTAATATCACTGTCTAAATTAATGCGCTGTACTCTTACAGTAGATAATTGTTTCTCGATATCACTACGTTGTTTCTGAGCTTTATCGATTAATTCTAAATATTCAGAGTTAACAGATTTTGTTGATATAATAGATTTAACCATCTGAGTTCATCCTTTAATTACTAACTTTAAATTTACAATTTATCGCTTTTAAAACGTCCGACATATAATCTAATCGGGCGTTTTTAAATTGATAGGTCTAGGATACTGGGTTTACTGTGTATCCTAGTCTAAGTATAGCATTATTTATTGTTAGAACAAATACGATTGATTTGGTCGTTACGGGCGATCGCCGTATCATCTATTTCATCCAGTTGATTATCTTTAGAATCAAGTACTAGCGCTTCATATCCCTTAGCAAGTGCTTTAATTTGTTGCAAAACATCAGATGGTAATAGATAAGTTTTGCCGTCTAAATTTATTCGTTGTCGTGGTGTGAAGGTCATAATTTTTATTTTTGGATTATAGATTGATGCTAGCATTTTCAAAGTTTAGGAAGAGTGACTTTTTTACAAAATCCCAAAGTTACTTGGGATTTTGTATTTTTATACTTTTCTAGGTTGCTGACATCTCTAGAACCGCCTCCTGTACTGCTAGTAACTCAATTTCTGTTAGCTGTTGTAATGCCTTAGCCGTCGCTGATCCTGTTTCCTTTATTTGCTTGGCAATCGCCCTAATCATCGGTGAGAAAGTAGCAAGCATTATTTCTTTAGCTTGGTTTACAACGGTTTGCTGAGGTTCTATGACTGGTAAGCTTTCTATTACAGTTTCAGTTATTAACTGAGTCTCCACACTTGACATAATTGGTTGCACAATTATTTCAGGTTCAGAAGGTTTCCAATTACTTAAAATTTGTTCTTCATCTTTAGTGTTTGGTAATCTTTCACCTTTATGGGCTTTAGAATACTCCCAATCAATCGCGCTTTGGTCGTATTTCTCAGCTAGCCAAGTATCAAAATATTTTCCGATACATTGTAAGGTTATTTGGCGATATTGACTGTTAAAATCGTCAAAATCTAGGCTATAAAACTGTCGTCTTACCCCATCTTCACCGATAGCCCTACCAGTTGATTTAAGCTTTACACCTACTTTGGATAAGCAAACTCGGATAAAGCCTATATTCTCTTTTTTGTCTACCGTCTCAGGCATTGGTCTAAATCCAAAAAGCTTTTTAGCCCTGGCAAGATCCACAATTTTTGTAACTTCTACACTATCTTTGTGAAGCTCCAAGCCTTTCTCTAATAACTTAATTAGTTCATCTATTTCCAGAGTTCTTAATCCTTTTAAATTTAGCTCTAAATCTTTGATAATCTGGTTTTTATTTACGAATTGACTTGTCAATTTGAAATATCTATCAGCGTTAGATTTTTTAGCCGAAATTTCAGGGTTAAAAAGTAGATAAAATTTGTCTAAGTTGTACCTCCAATTTCTATCTTTTACGTAACACTCATAGATATAATTACAATTCCAGATTTCAGTTTCTTCAATGCCTGGATTGCTAAAAAGTATCTTCGTTTTTTTGACTGCCCTTTTAACTCTAATAGAATCACTTTTATTCTTAGCTTTTTCAGCGTCTTCTAACGTTTCAAACTCTTTAGCTTCAAAAATCTCTACAGCTTCAGTACTAAGAACCATCTCCTTTTTAACTTTTAGATCATCTTTGAGACTCTTAATACTTTCAGCTTGGTGGATTTCAATCTTGTAACCCATCTGCTCTAGTTTGTAAGATAAGCAAGCACGTAAATTCGATTTTTCAAAGTTTTCAAGTGCCTTTAAACGTGTTCCAAAAGTCCAAAATTCATCAACATTTTGACAACGTGATAAAGCAAAATTAAAGACAGTGCTAGCAGTAGCGTCTAAGTCGTCTTCTAGCGCTTTGTAGGCTTCCGAAACGGCTTTTGTGAGGAATTCTACCCTTTGTTGATTAAAGTCGCTTGAGCGTGGAATTACAGACCGTTCAGGACAGTAAACGTAAGTTGGTATGCTGTCATCCCTTAAACGCCCTGACATTTGTAATTGGTTGTTAGTGGCAATTACACCGAAGAAGACTAAAACTTTACAGCTAAAAAATCCTTCAAGGTCAATACTTACACCACTTTCAGCAGTAGTAGTGTATATGAAATAATCAGGATTAAAGAGTGTAAAAAAGCTATTTGGATCTTCTAACAGTAAATCAGCCCAGTAGCTTAGTAGTGAAATGTTTTTTGCATTGAGTAATTCTTGATATTTTTTAAGTTCTGGTTGTATTTCAAAAAGGTCTAACCAGCTTTGCTCATTGCTTATAGAATCCAGTACAAAACCTGCTTTACCCTCTTCTCTAAGTAAGTAAGAAAGTGTTTGAGCGAATGTTTGAGAGTCAGTGCCTATAAAAGGCTTCTGCTCTTGCAAAAGCAAGTTTACCAGTGCTGACTTATCATGTACACTAACCTCTTCATTAGTGTTGATACAATCAATTATTATCACTGGCTTGGGTCTTTCAGGCTTGTACAGGTTGTCAATCTTTACTACTTTTTTGTCCTTGGCTAATTCAGCAAAGAATTTAACCGTTTTGTCAGACAGATTAGCATCTAACAAATACAAATTATTGCAAGTTTTTACAGCTTTCTTAAGTACCTCAAATGTCAAAGCTTGGTCTTTGCCTTTAATTGTTCCACCTGATAATATTTGAGGCATCTTTGACTCTACTTCATCAAGCCAGATATTCATACCATCAAAATAACCGTCAAGTTTTGAGAAGCTTTCAGGGCATAAAATAATATTAGTTTCGCGTCCTGGCAGTAACTCAATACCGCTATCTTCTTTGAGATTATAGATAGTCAGGTTTATATTTTTAGCGCGTTTGATTGTTTGTTTGTTCAGTTTCCGGCGTGGTGACACAATGTAACTGTAAATACCGTCAGTTTCATTGTCTGCTTTGATAGTAAGTAGCTGGCTGTGAGTCTTACCAGACCCCATAAAGGCTTTACCAGCTATGATTGCACCTGATTTCGGTATGCTGTTAGGAAATTCAAAGTGCTTTTGATTCAGTTTAATATTAGGTGTAAATTTAGATGCTAGCTCCCATTCTTGGTAAGCTTTTTCGTTAAAAGCCTGTGGACTTTTGAAGATTGGTTTAGTGCCTTTCAGATTTAAAAATTCTTCAAAGCTGATAAACTCAATCTTGCTTAAATCTTCTAGCTCATCGATATCACAATCGGTCTTGTTTACTTGGTTCCACCATGCAAACTCAAAACCATATTGAATCTGCTGTAAAAATCTTGAAACTTCTACCCATCTGTTACGAACGGCTGAATTATCAATATCTCCAGCATCTAAAGCAATTCTGATTGGTAATGCTCCATAGTCAGCGATCGCTCGTTTAATCGCGGCTTCAAATTGATTCTGACTGGCTAGGAATTGACCACCCGCCGCACCTATGACAACAGCGTTTAATCTCTGGCTTGTCAGAAAGGGTTTAGCACCTGTACCTTCTACAATCCAGATAGAATCAGGATTCTCAGGCTTGAATATGGCTAATGGATTCTCTAAAGCTGGCTCGAAGCCTTTAGCAGGTATGGCAAGCTTTAGAATTGTGCCATCATTTGAACTATTGACCCAGCGATATCTACCAGTGTCTACAGGATTCCTCAAACGTAATTGCAAGCCAACGATTAAACCCTCATAATTTCTAACTGGAATAAGGTAGCCTGAGTCACTGGCAACTACTTGATTGTACCGATTAACCCCAGGTAATCCAGTATGATATTTACCTGTGAGTTTCTGATATTTTTCTACTGATTTAATGCCTGATTGCTCTATTTGGGCTTCTGTAAAGCCTCTGGCTAGTAAATCAGCTTTATCAATTGGGTGTAGTTCCCGTTCATCTAGAAGCTTTGAGTATTCCTTGTGCCTTAGCTCTGGTGTAAGAGCTTGGTTAAATTGGTACTCTAGCTCAATTTTCTCTTGTGCCAGTTTCTCAGCTTTTTCCTTGACTCTCTTAATTGCTAATTCTGGATCATGTTGCTGGTTTTGATGATAAGTGTCTAGTTCAATGGGTTTGAAAATCGACCATAAGCCACTCTTATCTATTCCTAAGCACTTAAAACCGTCGATTACATCAAATTTTTTGGTATCAGCGTAGGTCATGCAGAGAATCAATTCTTCTTCTACATGAGTCCTACAGTTACCTGTAGTATTTTCACAGACCGGACAAGGATTTTTTCTATTGGTTGGGTAAAGGTTGGTCATTAGTTACGACCTCCCTTTAACGCTTCAAGCTTACCGGAGGGCTTCAAACGAATTAGAGAACTTACTGGTTTATCAGTAAGTTTGTCGGTGCAAATCACAAAGCCATTTTCTAATGCTGCAATTGCTACTGAAGGGATACCCAAGAATTCAGCTAATAGATCACCGAAAAAATGTTCTATTCGTAGCGGATCGATTACTTCAGGCTGGATCGAGCTTCCTTTAAGCCTTGGCGATATATCTTGAACTGGTTCATGGAATTGAACGGCTAACCAGTTATCTACCGCAAAAACTCTTCCTATAGCTTCCTGATCGGGAAAGCTCAAAAAATGCTCTAAATGCTCAGATTCTTTATTCTTTCTGGCTTGTAGCCCTAAACGATTCCAGAATTGTATTACACCGTAATACTTGCCAGATGGCTTTGAATTATGTGATAATTGACCTAGCATTTGAGCTTCTTTATCCTTCTGATAGGGGATAAGGAAGCGCTTTTTTTATCTATATGTCTGACGTATTAACTTTGTGAACGTGCTAACCTGAAAGAATATTGAAAAAAATTAACTGGTGTCTTTAAGAGACTGGAAGGTGCTAACGTTTATCAGACGTTGCAAGGTGTTTAAAGGCTAGTCACGAACTAAGCAAACATCAACCGGACAGATTTTTTAAAGGCGCTTTCCTTTTTGTGGGTATGTATTTAGTTTCGCACGTATAGCAAGCGAAAAACGAACCAACGGACTAGAAGCCAGAAGGCTTACACAGTATGGCTTTAAGCTCTCCTGCATGAAAATACGTAGAATCAATTTCCGACTTCTTAAACATAGCTTGGCTTAAAAGTACTTTACCTTTACCTCTCGCTTTTGGAGATAGCACAGTATAAAGCTGTCCATCTTCACCTTGCTCTACAGGTACAAAGTATGGTGATTCAAGCGCTCTTGTTTCCAGAGACTTGTTTTCAAGAAATTTTTGCCATAATTCTTTAAAAGCTACAGGTACACTTCTACTTTCAGCCCATTTAATCGAAGCTGTGATTAGATTCCAAGTATGTGGATCTTTATCACGGTTATATGGGTTCTCAAAGCTTCTTAAGGCTTTATTATGTCCTTGTGTTGCCTTAATCCCTTCCGTCTTGTTTCGACCTTCAGCACACCACAAGATACCTTCAAATAGAATGCCAGCTACCCAATCAACAGGATTAGAATAGCTTGAAGACTCTGGAAGGGGTTTAAAATGGCAATCTTTAGCCAGATTTGCTATTGACTGTAGTAATTTACCTCTGGCTTTAAATAGAGGCTCTGATGAGCAAGGTAAAGGTATTTTATGGCTACTATCCCAGGTTAGTTTAATAAACCAGTGTAAATCACTCATTCTAAACAGAGTGTCAGACATTAAAGCTGCGTCAGAGTTAATAATGGCTAGCCGAAAATCGTTTTCTAGCTTACTAATAAGCAACTTCCAAGAGTTCGGTACTGTACTGGATACAGGCGCGTTTAGAGGCTCAAATAATTTAGGTTTGGTCATACTGTTATAGTGTTTTAAAAAATTAAAGTGTTACATCTTTCTCTTTCTCAATCCACAAGATGATTGCTTGTTCCAAGCCTTCACCTAAAGATAATTCTTTTAGTGAGCAAATTGCTTTGAATTTAAGCCCTATCTCCTTTCGGACATCTGTATTCAGTTGAATATAGTTTGGATCATTCCTTTTTGCTGACGACATCTCTATATATTTCTGCATAATATTTCTTCCAGTTTACTCCAATCATGTTAAAGAAAAATATTGCTAGATTGCTAGCATTTATTCCTTCTCGTATGCTAGCATGATAAAAAGCAATCAGCCAATAATAAGACACTGATTACCGTCCTACGAGTACCCCAACGACTTACACAGTAAGGGGTTTAGCGATTAGGAGCGACATTGTGATGTGTACTTATTCTGATTGCTAGCTAGTTAATATCTGATTCACATTGATTACTGTAGTAAACCCATGAAACCTAGACGGAGCAAACATTCTACCGATTTAGATTTATTTATTGATTTTCCAGCCACCAAGACACATTTAGCTGAAGTCTTAGGCGTTAGCCGCTCAACCTTGGTCACTTGGGAGAATATAGCTTTTTGGCGTATTGAAGCTTTCAGAAATGCTTACCCGAAAGCCCATGACGGAAGCCTAGACCGTGAATCGCCTTTATCACCGTATCAAGCATGGATTTTGAGCCGTGTAGGGCGGTTAATGGCACAGCTACGACGGTCTGAACGAGTCAAAGGATATATAGCCAAAAATTCTAACGACTTCTCTAGATTCAAGTATCAGCAAGCATTCCAGCAATTACAAAAATTACAAAAAGGAGCTTAAATCATGGTCGCACGTAAAAAATCGACAGTAACAGCAGACACAATCAGTATTCACGACGCTTGCTTAAAGTACATGACCACGGAACAGAGCTTGAGACTTGCTTTAAGCTCTGTTCGCCCTGATGATTTCGACACTGTAAAGGCAATTTCAGAAGCGGATTTAGAAGCGATTGCCTCCAATTTCCAGCCGAAACTGCCTAGCAACACCTTAGAGTTAGCTGAAAATTTACAAAATTCAACACAGCAAGAACCTGATCAGGTATCTGAAAGCAATTTACAGGTATCTAAGCCGACACAAAACCTAACAAGCCCTACACAATCGACTAACGCCCAACTCTCTCTAATCGAGCAACTGACCAAGCAAGCCGAACAGGAAATACAGCTAGTCGATGCTATCTCACAAGTAAAAAACCAAATCATTCTCAATAATTTGGCTGTTCGTGAGTCTGAATTGACAGAGCAGGTTAATCAGCGCTGGCTTAATCAAAAACAAGGTTATTTAGGGTCAATTCGTGGTTTGGCTGATTTAGCACAGCAAAAGCCAGAAGTTAGTACCGACGATACCAACTTAACCCAAGAGATTGATCAGATTTTAGGTGATCTCGAAAAAAAGTTGATCGTGTAAGCGTTTTAAATCTCTTACTGTTCCCACTTGATTTACTGAATTGGCTGCTAAAAACTTTAGTTACTCTGGTTTTTTAAATATGACTAACGAACAAATCAAAGCAATTATCAAAGGCTGTGAAGCATCACTACAAATGGTTTTGAGTGATTCTAGTTATCAGCAATTTCAACAGAATGAACACTTTACAACAAACAACGATTTGACCCTTGGTGATGCTATTCAAGCGCTAAATGAAGTGTTAGAGGGTATCAGCACAGTTGAATATTTTGAAGGCAATTAAAACTTTTAACAACTGCGTTCGCCCTGAGAAAGTTTACGCAGTTGCCAACAATCCAACCTACACAAGGAATGAATCATGCAAAAGATCATAGCAGCTTTAATCATTATTAACACGCTTGGAAGCTTTTTTACTACTATTGGCGATTTAGTAGCGATCAAAGATGTACAAGCCACTACGGTACAGCCTGAACAACCAGAACAACCAAAACATCGCGGTGATGGAAGGCGCTAAAAAATGGATGAATTAACTAACCAGATTACACAAGCTAAAACGGATGAGAAAGAGCTAAACCAAGTACTAAAAAAATATGACCTTGATGAAGAATTAGCGCTCGAATTCAGTGAAATAGACAAAGCCTTTCATCAGTTACAAATCCGCTACCAATCCCTTGTAAACACTCGAAAATTCTTTAATCAACAATAACATGGCAAAAATTGACACTACAAAAGCAGCCGCGAAAGCTGTCGCTGAAAAGCTAGCTAAAAGAAACACAAATAATTCGGCATCTAGCACATCTGCAACTGTTTCTAATAATTCTACAGTTATTACAGACAAACACATCCCTGGCTTACTAACTCTTACACCCGACTTGATACCGGGAATGATGCCAGCTTTTAAACCAGAAGATTACCGTATAAATGACCCTTTAAATCCTCCTGAAACTCTCCCACAAGCCAGCCAAAGCCAGCTTGATAAAGGTATGAGAATCTATGAAGGTGCTACAAGAGCATTGAAGCTTACAGGAGCCGCGCTTGACCTTACACGCGAGAAATTTACTGTAATTGGTAAGCATTCCAAGGCTTTTGGTGCTGGCATTCAAGCGGCTACTGAGATTGAGAAAGTCAAAGGTAACTATCTAGACTATGCGAATCAAAAAGAAGTTACTACCCAAAAATCAGTTGTCTTGGATGTCAGCCAAGTTAAAACAGTTGCAGATAGAAACATTGCGATTCATAGCAAAGATGAACTAAATCAAAAACTGTTGCAAGCCCAAATAAAAGCCGAAGATTTACGACTAAGAACTGTTGAGTCACAAGGAAAGCTTGCAAGCTTTAAAGCACAGTTAGGCGATTATCTGGAAGTCAAAGCTAATTAAGCTCAGGATGTACTTGGCTAGTTCTAAAAAAATAGCCAAGTATTTTTTATTTCATTCTATACACTCACTTGAAAAATATGAAACTTTCTCCACTGTCTCAAAAATTAGGTTTATCTGCTTTTGGTTTGTGTGTTGGCTTGGCAATCGCTTCTAGTGGCTTCAAAACCAATACAGCCAAGCTAATCTCTATACTTGGCTTAGGAGCATTACCAGCAAGTTTTATAACTTATCTAGTCACAGATTCCAAGTCTCAAAAGCTGCTAAACGATGCTGAAAATAAGAACAAAAAAGCAGGTGAAACACTAACTAAAGTTCTTCGAGAGTTCGACACTTGCAAGTCAAAGTTAGCTAACGTCAGTACCCAGCTAGAATCCTTGAAAGATGAACTCAAGGAAGCTCGAAGCACTATAAACGCTTTAGGTCACAACAAACTAGAGAATACGGGTTTAATAGCCCAACTGCAAGCCAAGTTAAATCAATTAACTATTCAAACTCGAAAAGATGCCCAACGCATTGAATATCTAGAAAGTGAGACTGAGCAATGGGAATTCAACTTTAAATCTCAAGTAGAAACTGAATCTAACAGACGTTTTCAGGTTGCTAAAACCAACGAATTAGAAAAAATTTATACTGAGCATGACTTAATCACCCAGGAAGCAATGCAGTTATTTAGCAGGTTGCAAAACTGGAGTGAGAAAGTAGCACACGGACATCAAAGCAAAGCTGAAATTATCAAGAGTTTAGCGAGTAGCTACAACGATAATTTAGATGAAATCAATCAATCTGTGGATCAAGAGCGCGAAAACTATCTAGAACAGATTGAACTGCTTAATATGCGTGTTGGTCAGCTACAGCACGAATTGCAAGGCGATTTAGTGGAACCCGTGTATGGTGACTTTGGCTTTGATATCAACGGTAAAATTGCCAACGAAATAGCCCGTAACCTGTTTAGTGATATCAGGCTAGCTTTGAGCGTTAAAGGCTTCCAGATTAAGCCTGACGGCGTTGTAGACATTGGTTATGGGTATTCGCGCTCTGTACATCCCAAAGCCGTTGTAGAAGCGATTCTAAAGCACTCTGAGACAATTGCTAAAAAGCTGGGATTATTCAAAATAACAAGCGTTCGCAAGTTAGAAGTAACCGACTGTATTGTGGTCAGTTACCGTATGGAGCCAGCTATTAAAGCAGATGAAATTAAGTTGATGGTTGGAACTCCTGACGAATTTATCAACTATGTAGTCAGTCATCCTATCCGCTATCGGCTGATTGCAGATCCAGGTGTGGGTAAAACGCCTACAACAGCCGTAATGCTTTCGGAAATAGTTAAAGCTGGTTGCACTCGTGGCAATACTGGCAAGGGTGAAAGAGTTAAAAATACTCTGGTTACTGTAAGTTATCCCGGTGCTGTTGGTTCACTCAAAGATAGCAACTATCCTTTAGAACCTTTCCTAAAGTATGGAGACACAACAGCCGCTATTAAATCCTTTGATGATTGCCTAGACGATGGAAATTTTAGAGTTAAAAACCCCACATTTGCTGCTAACTTTTTTCAAATTTGGGCATGGGATGAATTAGATAATACTCTAAATTCTTGCTCTGAACCTTACGCGGCAGGTGAAAATCTTAAGAAGATTCTAAAACAGTTTGGTCATAATAACATCGGTTGGATTGTGTCGGGTCAATCGGTGATGACTAAACAAATCCCAGGTTTTACGAATGATGACAGAAGTTTATTTACTGAAATAATCATCGGCATTCCCAAAATTAGACATTATCTAAATACCTATGGCAAAGGTAAGAATAGTGAGTCTAACTTGGCTAAGTTGACTCGTAACTTAGATGCTATAGAGGAATATATCGATCATAAAAACGAGTTAGTAACCGACGATGCCAGATTATTAAGAGTAGCCTTAGTAGTCGATTCTCGCTCACCTAAGCTTTACTTTTTACCTAATCTCGATAAAGTCAGTTTCAACTATCAAGAAATAGAGGAGACAAAGCGACTGGCAAGGCTTGCCAAGTCCCCTGGCACAATTGGCAACGGGCTAGAGACTGAAAGCCCAAAGCCT from Nostoc sp. 'Peltigera membranacea cyanobiont' N6 encodes:
- a CDS encoding ImmA/IrrE family metallo-endopeptidase — protein: MTETLTMSSLFDKLSQLGLNQDYVRNNGLPSWWNDELNNKSYGVLEGAGYIADNLNLDLKSLLVAEEEIKFNSLPPTKFKQHNSKNKDHPYVAQALVSRVVELIEYGTEVNFKPLPVNVNEIRTEILKNRTTINLISLLEYCWSKGIAVGYFHHYPKNTKKFAGLIQWQFSSPVIILSSKHKYSAAFAFDLAHELGHLVLGHLKEGILIDEKIELDYDEEENQANKFATQLLLNGCDNCLGDKPFHNHTHLIKHARIKAEENPTVEIDSIILNNAWHNNNWGFANNALSKLDASVNGQKIINEYLADRLNWDKFNDESYEYLEKVLGV
- a CDS encoding DEAD/DEAH box helicase family protein gives rise to the protein MQLRLRNPVDTGRYRWVNSSNDGTILKLAIPAKGFEPALENPLAIFKPENPDSIWIVEGTGAKPFLTSQRLNAVVIGAAGGQFLASQNQFEAAIKRAIADYGALPIRIALDAGDIDNSAVRNRWVEVSRFLQQIQYGFEFAWWNQVNKTDCDIDELEDLSKIEFISFEEFLNLKGTKPIFKSPQAFNEKAYQEWELASKFTPNIKLNQKHFEFPNSIPKSGAIIAGKAFMGSGKTHSQLLTIKADNETDGIYSYIVSPRRKLNKQTIKRAKNINLTIYNLKEDSGIELLPGRETNIILCPESFSKLDGYFDGMNIWLDEVESKMPQILSGGTIKGKDQALTFEVLKKAVKTCNNLYLLDANLSDKTVKFFAELAKDKKVVKIDNLYKPERPKPVIIIDCINTNEEVSVHDKSALVNLLLQEQKPFIGTDSQTFAQTLSYLLREEGKAGFVLDSISNEQSWLDLFEIQPELKKYQELLNAKNISLLSYWADLLLEDPNSFFTLFNPDYFIYTTTAESGVSIDLEGFFSCKVLVFFGVIATNNQLQMSGRLRDDSIPTYVYCPERSVIPRSSDFNQQRVEFLTKAVSEAYKALEDDLDATASTVFNFALSRCQNVDEFWTFGTRLKALENFEKSNLRACLSYKLEQMGYKIEIHQAESIKSLKDDLKVKKEMVLSTEAVEIFEAKEFETLEDAEKAKNKSDSIRVKRAVKKTKILFSNPGIEETEIWNCNYIYECYVKDRNWRYNLDKFYLLFNPEISAKKSNADRYFKLTSQFVNKNQIIKDLELNLKGLRTLEIDELIKLLEKGLELHKDSVEVTKIVDLARAKKLFGFRPMPETVDKKENIGFIRVCLSKVGVKLKSTGRAIGEDGVRRQFYSLDFDDFNSQYRQITLQCIGKYFDTWLAEKYDQSAIDWEYSKAHKGERLPNTKDEEQILSNWKPSEPEIIVQPIMSSVETQLITETVIESLPVIEPQQTVVNQAKEIMLATFSPMIRAIAKQIKETGSATAKALQQLTEIELLAVQEAVLEMSAT